Sequence from the Burkholderia cepacia ATCC 25416 genome:
TCAGGAAGTCAGACCGACGTCCTATATGGCGCCGCCGCGCTTCTATCAGAAGTTCGCGACCCAGATCATCAACCACGTGAACGGCAGCAGCGAAGCCGAGCGGAGAAACTACACGCTCGCGCTCGGCATCGCGCGGGAAGTGCTGGCCGATCGCCAGGATGCAGGCACGGGCGACCCGTTCAAGGAACAGCTCTACGCCATCTGCCGTGAGCACGTGTTCAAGCCGTTGCTGGCCAGAATCGGCTTCGACGATTTGCGCTATCCGTACACGGCCTCCGCTCCGGTGCCGCCCGAGGTCGTCACGCTGTTTCAGTTGTGGGGCGTCAACCTGAAAGAGAATTACGGGCAAACGGAGATGGTCGGCGGCAACCTCGCGCAGGTGACCGACTGGTCGAGGCCCGGCAACTCCGGCGTCCCGCTCGACGACCCCGCCTGGGAAACCCGCGTGTTGCCGGACGGCGAAATGATCGTTCGGGGGCCGGGGCTGTTCATCGGCTACTGGAACAAGGAAGCCGAAACGAAGGCCGCGCTGCGGGACGGCTGGCTGTACACCGGCGATATCGTCGACGTCGGCGCGGACGGGTCGTACAAGCTGATCGATCGAAAGAAGGAGCTCATCAATACGGCCGCCGGCAAATCGATCAGCCCGGTGCAGGTCGAAAACGAACTGCGCCAGAGTCCGTACATTACCGAGGCACTCGTGATCGGCGAAGGGCGCAAGTATCTGACGGCGTTGATCGAAGTCGACGGCACGCTCGCCATGGACTGGGCCAGGACGCACGACCCGTCGGTCACGCAGTACGCCGATCTGGCCAGTTCGCAGCCCGTTATCGACCTGATCCGTGAAGAAGTGGAAAAGGCAAATGCGAGGTTGGCGCGCGCGGAGCAGATCAAGGCGTTCAGGATATTCCCCGAGGAACTCACACCGGAAAACGGCGTGATGACCGCCACGCGCAAGAAACGCCGCAAGGCATTGATGGCACGCTACGCGCACATTATTGCCGGCCTTTACGACGATGCCGAAGAGCAGTTGATCAAGGAGCAGCTCGTCGGTTCAGGGACAGCAGCGTCCGTTCACCGGCAATAGGAATCGCCGGCAGCGCAATTGGCCACGAGAACCCGTCGACGGTGCGGCGTGGGTGATGAACGGTGCAACGCCACGGGTACTTCACCACGCATGCTTCATGCAAGGACCCGTGGCGCGCCGCCACGAAGCCGCACCGCCGTTCCGTCCACCGAGAGAGGTACCGCCGTGATAGCACTTTCCCCCGACCGCACGACCTTCCGCGAAGCCATGTCCCGTATCGGCGCAGCGGTGAATATCATCACCACCACGACACCTTCCGGCGATGTCGGCATGACGGTGTCCGCGGTGTGCTCCGTCACCGACGATCCTGCTACGGTGCTCGTTTGCATAGACCGGTCCAGCCGTCAATATGGACACTTCAGCAAGGCGGGCATCATCTGCGTCAACGTTCTTTCCCATGAGCACGAGATGCTTGCACCGATCTTCGCGGGCAAGGGCGATGTCCAGATGACCGAGCGCTTCACGTACGGCGAGTGGATCCGTCTCGTCACGGGTGCGCCGGTGCTGGCCACAGCGGCCGCGAGTCTCGACTGCACGGTGGACCGGAGCATCGACATCGGCACACATACGGTCTTTTTCTGCGCCGTGCAGGCGCTACATCTCGGCTCCGCGTGTACGGGCCTCGTCTATCACGGGCGCGCTTATCATCGGCTGCCGCAGCAGCATGCGTGACACGGCGCGGCCGTTCCCCAGCGACCACAAGGCCAGGCCGATTGTTGCCGTTCGAAGTTTCTGCTGACAGTGTCCGCCGATACTGCTGATGGGTGCGTTTGCGGTGGCGTAGTCAGCAAAGGACGAGAGCTACACCGGGACGATGGAAGTCGATGGTGGGCTGCCCCGGCGTTATACAAATAGCCGGTCTTCCGATGTAGAGCGATGACCTGGTGTAGGCGTTCATTATTAGCGCTAGCCGTGTTCAGAAACGTTGCTAGCGGAAATTCTCAAAGAAGCCTCGGCGAACAGGGACTTTTTGAAGCTTTCTGGCGGCTGCTTAGCCGTTGCGTTTCTGCAACGGAAACTTGGCCAATGTTCACTAACGTTGCTAGCACGTTGCACGTGTTCTTTAATACTGCTAGCGCACGTGTCGCGTGGATTGATAGGGATCCATATGGCTTCGATCGAAGAGCGGGCCGCTCGAGCAGCGAAGATTGCGTCCGTGCTTCGACCGCTTGGCAACGGCGTGCTTTCCCGACAGCAGGCTGAACGAGCAGCACAGCTATTAGGCGTTCACTGCACCACCGTATATCGCCTGCGTCGACGTTTCCTCGCAGATCCGGTCGCCAGCACATTAGAGCCAAGGCAGCCGGGTAGGGCGACCGGGGGCAGACTGGACGCCGCCGTCGAATGCGTCATCGACGAGGCCGTGCACGAATGGCTCCCTGATCAGCGACACCTTGCGCATCCTGCAACTGATCTTGTACTTGAGGTGAAACGTCGCTGCAGCGTTGCAGGTCTATCGCCTCCAAGCAGGTCAACAATTGC
This genomic interval carries:
- a CDS encoding flavin reductase, with the translated sequence MLHARTRGAPPRSRTAVPSTERGTAVIALSPDRTTFREAMSRIGAAVNIITTTTPSGDVGMTVSAVCSVTDDPATVLVCIDRSSRQYGHFSKAGIICVNVLSHEHEMLAPIFAGKGDVQMTERFTYGEWIRLVTGAPVLATAAASLDCTVDRSIDIGTHTVFFCAVQALHLGSACTGLVYHGRAYHRLPQQHA
- a CDS encoding AMP-dependent synthetase/ligase; this translates as MSAAPWTSGNQFATTTIPALLIERVKNDADANAFFQRRAGAWVPTTWKGYANAVCSVSAALGAAGVARGDRIAIMGDVSQEWLIADMATICSGAVTVGVYFTASVEEVRYYLEDSGATLAFAGSAEQLRVMKAADTSSRLLKIVVLDPDWKRSPDETGMNVVSLAEFASHFDGDEVAYLREQSELARPTDLVSLGYTSGTTGAPKGAMLTHVSMLAGAFTWPTFCPAILSEPQRMVIHLPLSHTVARIQATTLPLIAKTVPYFVDVSADFAKCIQEVRPTSYMAPPRFYQKFATQIINHVNGSSEAERRNYTLALGIAREVLADRQDAGTGDPFKEQLYAICREHVFKPLLARIGFDDLRYPYTASAPVPPEVVTLFQLWGVNLKENYGQTEMVGGNLAQVTDWSRPGNSGVPLDDPAWETRVLPDGEMIVRGPGLFIGYWNKEAETKAALRDGWLYTGDIVDVGADGSYKLIDRKKELINTAAGKSISPVQVENELRQSPYITEALVIGEGRKYLTALIEVDGTLAMDWARTHDPSVTQYADLASSQPVIDLIREEVEKANARLARAEQIKAFRIFPEELTPENGVMTATRKKRRKALMARYAHIIAGLYDDAEEQLIKEQLVGSGTAASVHRQ